TACGTATCGAAGCCATACCTGAAGGTAGTATCGTGCCTGTATCCAATGTCGTCTGCCAAATCATAAATACCGACCCTGAGTTTTATTGGTTACCAAGCTATATCGAGACTGCTTTGCTTCGTGCCATTTGGTATCCGTCAACCGTCGCTAGTGTCTCGCACTATTGTAAAAACATCATTCGTCAAGCGTTAGAAAAATCAGCAGACAATACCGAATCACTCACTTTTCGTTTGCATGATTTCGGCTCGCGCGGGGCATCTAGCCAAGAGTCTGTCGCCCTCGGTAGTCTTGCACATTTAGTCAATTTTGCCGGTACCGATTCGATGACGGCTTTGGTGGCTGCCAGCCGCTGGTATCAGATGGATAAAGACATGCCAGCATTTTCTATCCCTGCCGCTGAGCATAGCACGATGACGGCATGGGGACGCGACGGTGAAACTGCTGGCTTTGCCAATATGATTGAACAGTTTGGCGGGGCAGGTAAAAGCTTTTCTGTGGTCTCTGACAGCTATGACTTATGGAACGCCATTGACAATATTTGGGGCGGCAGCCTAAAAGACGATGTAAAAAATATGGGCGGTACCTTAGTTATCAGACCAGACAGTGGCGACCCAGCCAAAGTCGTGCGCGAAGCCTTGGAGCGTCTGGCAGTAAAGTTTGGTACGACAGTCAACAGTAAAGGCTACAAAGTCCTGCCCGATTATGTGCGTGTTATTCAAGGTGATGGCATCAGTCCACAAGGCTTGAGTAAGATTATCGATGTGGTCATGAAAGCAGGATTTAGCGCTGATAACGTGACTTTCGGTATGGGTGGTGGACTGCTACAACAAGTCAATCGCGATACCATGAGCTGGGCAATGAAA
The window above is part of the Psychrobacter cryohalolentis K5 genome. Proteins encoded here:
- a CDS encoding nicotinate phosphoribosyltransferase: MYTSNLNNLILNSDSYKTSHWVQYPSGSEYLSSYIEARKGDYDVVFFGLQAFIKEYLSTPITHQDIDEAEMVIQAHGLTFNRAGWERLVDKHGGYLPLRIEAIPEGSIVPVSNVVCQIINTDPEFYWLPSYIETALLRAIWYPSTVASVSHYCKNIIRQALEKSADNTESLTFRLHDFGSRGASSQESVALGSLAHLVNFAGTDSMTALVAASRWYQMDKDMPAFSIPAAEHSTMTAWGRDGETAGFANMIEQFGGAGKSFSVVSDSYDLWNAIDNIWGGSLKDDVKNMGGTLVIRPDSGDPAKVVREALERLAVKFGTTVNSKGYKVLPDYVRVIQGDGISPQGLSKIIDVVMKAGFSADNVTFGMGGGLLQQVNRDTMSWAMKASAISINGIWKDIYKDPITSRSKRSKKGRLALIKHSNGQLKTIKADELTAESDNLLRNVYVDGKLLIDESLTIIRERAGW